From Coriobacteriaceae bacterium, a single genomic window includes:
- a CDS encoding tyrosine recombinase gives MAFDLYDTVDSFIAYISRVEGLSPNTVTAYGSRLERFAAWCEREDIDAFAADVRTIRRYLAELSREQVAPRTLAAHLSAIRSLYRWMAAEGVVEGDVVSAISSPKLPRDLPGVLTTQQVEALLKTPDTSTPAGLRDAAMLELLYASGARISELAALNVESIARSERTLRLWGKGSKERIVPLYRRALEATRLYIEEGRPELLAQAKRRDPATGPHPLLISARGNRMSAAILRRRFHMLATLAGIPADIAPHAMRHTFATDLLEGGADLRSVQELLGHASLSTTQIYTHLTPDRLKRAVAQAHPRGE, from the coding sequence ATAGCCTTTGACCTGTACGACACCGTCGACTCGTTTATCGCCTATATCTCACGTGTCGAGGGACTTTCTCCCAACACGGTGACGGCCTACGGCTCGAGGCTGGAGCGCTTTGCTGCCTGGTGCGAGCGCGAGGATATCGATGCTTTCGCTGCCGACGTGCGCACCATTCGCCGCTATCTTGCCGAGCTTTCGCGTGAGCAGGTGGCTCCCCGAACGCTTGCGGCGCATCTGTCGGCTATCCGATCGCTCTATCGATGGATGGCTGCCGAGGGGGTCGTGGAGGGCGATGTGGTCTCGGCAATTTCCTCGCCCAAGCTCCCGCGCGATCTACCCGGTGTGCTGACGACCCAACAGGTGGAGGCGCTGCTCAAGACGCCTGATACCTCAACACCCGCGGGACTGCGCGATGCGGCGATGCTCGAGCTGCTCTATGCCTCGGGCGCCCGTATCTCTGAGCTCGCAGCACTCAATGTGGAGTCCATTGCGAGGTCCGAACGCACGCTGCGCCTGTGGGGCAAGGGGAGCAAAGAACGTATCGTCCCTCTGTATCGTCGTGCGCTCGAGGCGACGCGTCTCTATATTGAGGAGGGGAGGCCGGAGTTGCTCGCTCAGGCAAAGCGTCGTGACCCCGCTACCGGGCCGCATCCGCTGCTTATATCGGCGCGCGGTAATCGCATGAGTGCCGCCATACTCAGGCGGCGGTTTCATATGTTGGCGACGCTCGCCGGCATTCCGGCCGACATCGCCCCGCATGCGATGCGCCATACCTTTGCGACCGACTTGCTCGAGGGCGGCGCGGACCTGCGCTCGGTTCAAGAGCTGCTGGGTCATGCGAGCCTGTCCACGACGCAGATCTACACGCATCTCACACCCGATCGGCTCAAACGTGCCGTGGCTCAAGCCCATCCCCGAGGCGAATAG
- the trmFO gene encoding methylenetetrahydrofolate--tRNA-(uracil(54)-C(5))-methyltransferase (FADH(2)-oxidizing) TrmFO, with amino-acid sequence MQFDQVTVIGGGLAGSECAIQLADRGFAVKLCEMRPQVSSPAHHTDHLAELVCSNSFKSTRPDSAAGLLKAELKRMGSVLLDCAHRAAVPAGGALAVDRVKFSELVEAEVAARPNIEVAHGEVTQIPEGHVVIAAGPLCSPALSEEVMKLVGGDALAFFDAAAPIVDASTLDMDVLFSQSRYEEQGSGDYLNAPLNKEEYEAFIEALTTADRVVLKDFEGGDLFQACQPAEEVARTGKDAIRFGAMKPVGLTDPRTGRRPWAAIQLRAENKEKTAYNLVGFQTNLTFGEQKRVFHMVPGLENAEFFRYGVMHRNTFVDAPHVLDGTFAVPGTGVRLAGQITGTEGYMEAVATGLLAALNTYAEAIGVAGVELPRVGALGALVGYATDPATVGYQPMHVNFGLVPPLEDGKRRSKRDRYQAYADRALEALDAYLATRPDLFGGDRS; translated from the coding sequence ATGCAGTTCGATCAGGTGACGGTTATCGGTGGCGGTCTGGCGGGTTCGGAATGCGCGATCCAGCTGGCAGACCGCGGTTTTGCCGTAAAGCTGTGCGAGATGCGCCCCCAGGTTAGCTCCCCGGCTCACCATACCGATCACTTGGCAGAGCTCGTCTGCTCCAATTCGTTTAAGTCGACCCGTCCGGATTCCGCGGCTGGTTTGCTGAAGGCCGAGCTTAAGCGCATGGGTTCAGTCCTGCTCGATTGCGCCCATCGCGCGGCTGTTCCCGCCGGCGGTGCCCTGGCGGTCGACCGCGTCAAGTTTTCCGAGCTTGTCGAGGCCGAGGTTGCCGCCCGTCCCAATATCGAGGTCGCGCACGGCGAGGTCACGCAGATTCCCGAGGGACACGTGGTCATTGCCGCGGGCCCGCTGTGTTCACCGGCGCTGAGCGAAGAGGTCATGAAGCTCGTCGGTGGCGACGCCCTTGCGTTCTTCGATGCCGCGGCGCCGATCGTCGATGCCTCCACGCTCGATATGGACGTGCTGTTTTCGCAGTCGCGCTACGAGGAGCAGGGGAGCGGCGACTATCTCAACGCTCCGCTCAACAAGGAGGAGTACGAGGCCTTTATCGAGGCACTTACCACGGCCGACCGCGTGGTGCTCAAAGACTTTGAGGGCGGCGATCTGTTCCAGGCCTGCCAACCTGCCGAGGAAGTTGCGCGTACCGGCAAGGACGCCATTCGCTTTGGCGCCATGAAGCCCGTCGGCCTCACCGACCCGCGTACCGGACGTCGCCCCTGGGCGGCGATTCAGCTGCGTGCCGAGAACAAGGAGAAGACCGCCTATAACCTGGTGGGCTTCCAGACCAACCTGACCTTTGGCGAGCAGAAGCGCGTCTTCCATATGGTGCCGGGCCTGGAGAACGCTGAGTTCTTCCGCTACGGTGTCATGCACCGCAATACCTTTGTCGACGCCCCGCACGTGCTCGATGGCACCTTTGCCGTGCCCGGTACCGGCGTGCGCCTGGCCGGTCAGATCACCGGCACCGAGGGGTACATGGAAGCCGTGGCGACCGGTCTGCTCGCGGCGCTCAACACCTATGCCGAGGCTATCGGTGTCGCGGGCGTCGAGTTGCCGCGCGTGGGCGCCCTGGGTGCGCTCGTGGGCTATGCGACCGATCCTGCCACCGTGGGCTATCAGCCTATGCATGTCAACTTTGGCCTGGTGCCGCCACTCGAGGATGGTAAGCGCCGCAGCAAGCGCGACCGCTACCAGGCCTATGCGGACCGTGCGCTCGAGGCCCTTGATGCCTATCTGGCCACTCGTCCTGATCTGTTTGGAGGCGACCGGTCATAG
- a CDS encoding DNA-protecting protein DprA: MIAEGTFELHPGDTLYPETVLELSDVPQTLYVRGNPEVLSTPALSIIGARKASPYGLAVAELAAKVAVEAGVTVVSGGAVGCDQASGWAAVNAGGKHVVVLGTGADVVYPRSSAGLIMRTLDTGGAVVSISPWGMGPRKFAFPRRNRVIAALSQALFVSEAGMPSGTFSTAEAAMDLGRELLVVPGSILSPESRGTNYLIANGACCIIDEESIEMAISRIYGTLRYSRPDAPGIADLDPTQQTVMHALIASPLKVDDIAALVSLDAVGVLKLLGSLELEGLIERMMDGRYAPSKFALHAQTPFGHNGKRVN; this comes from the coding sequence ATGATAGCCGAGGGGACCTTTGAGCTGCATCCAGGTGATACGTTGTATCCCGAGACCGTATTGGAGCTTTCTGATGTACCCCAGACGCTTTATGTGCGTGGCAATCCCGAGGTGCTTTCGACACCCGCGCTCTCCATCATCGGCGCGCGCAAGGCCTCGCCGTATGGTCTTGCCGTGGCAGAGCTTGCGGCAAAGGTGGCGGTCGAGGCGGGAGTGACGGTAGTTTCGGGCGGCGCGGTCGGTTGTGACCAGGCCTCGGGTTGGGCTGCGGTCAACGCCGGCGGCAAACACGTCGTGGTGCTGGGGACGGGCGCCGACGTGGTCTACCCGCGTTCGAGCGCGGGGCTTATTATGCGCACGCTCGATACGGGTGGCGCGGTCGTGTCGATCTCTCCGTGGGGCATGGGTCCGCGCAAGTTTGCCTTTCCGCGCCGCAATCGCGTGATCGCGGCCCTGTCGCAAGCCCTCTTTGTTTCCGAGGCGGGTATGCCTTCCGGGACGTTTTCTACAGCCGAGGCTGCTATGGATTTGGGGCGCGAACTTCTTGTCGTGCCGGGGTCGATCCTATCGCCCGAGTCGCGTGGCACGAATTACCTCATTGCGAACGGTGCCTGCTGCATCATCGACGAGGAATCTATCGAGATGGCTATCTCACGCATCTACGGCACCCTGCGCTACTCGCGCCCCGATGCTCCCGGCATTGCCGACCTGGATCCAACACAGCAGACCGTGATGCATGCGCTCATCGCCTCTCCGCTCAAGGTCGACGACATCGCGGCGCTCGTCTCGCTCGATGCTGTCGGCGTACTCAAACTCTTGGGTTCGCTTGAACTCGAGGGCCTTATCGAGCGCATGATGGATGGAAGGTATGCGCCCTCCAAGTTTGCCCTTCACGCCCAGACGCCCTTCGGTCACAATGGAAAACGTGTCAATTAG
- a CDS encoding YifB family Mg chelatase-like AAA ATPase, giving the protein MAFETFAVHAACIRGVEAIHVTVEVSLAGGVPGIQMLGIPSMEVMESRGRIRCAMRSAGFEIPRSGITVNLAPGDIRKTGSGFDLPIAIAVLAADGQIPRDNLDRCLIAGELGLDGTVLPVKGEVAFQLLARDMGLSFIAGRSDQHVPLAGVDCGFIDHLSQLAHGMGDAARHYLDSEVLEATFEPELDYADVLGQEVAKRGMALAAAGELGLLMIGSPGSGKTMLARRMTGILPELSVEDQQEALCIHSVLGENIDGLLAGHRPFRSPHHSISTAGLIGGGRPVHPGEISLAHGGVLFLDELAEFPTGVLQTLRQPIERGYVRIVRVDGAFTFPSRFQLLAASNPCPCGFLGDREVPCRCSAAMVERYRSKLRGPLADRIDMMIDVTRPDPQVIIEGAEGMSSAELRDYVVCGRAFRAWRESRMDDADAEAEDDETRSIDGVVSTFELDGAAEKCVLGLSKRTHLTGRGIVRLVRIARTIADVAESEQVTQDHVLEAAMYQGRRDQ; this is encoded by the coding sequence ATGGCGTTCGAGACGTTTGCCGTTCACGCGGCCTGCATCCGTGGCGTCGAGGCGATTCACGTCACGGTCGAGGTCTCGCTTGCCGGTGGTGTTCCGGGCATCCAAATGCTCGGCATTCCGAGTATGGAGGTGATGGAGTCACGCGGTCGTATTCGCTGCGCGATGCGCTCCGCCGGGTTCGAAATCCCGCGCTCGGGCATTACGGTCAATCTGGCGCCTGGCGATATTCGCAAGACCGGTAGCGGCTTTGATCTGCCCATCGCCATCGCGGTTCTGGCGGCCGATGGGCAGATTCCCCGTGACAACCTCGATCGCTGCCTTATCGCCGGCGAGCTCGGCTTGGACGGTACGGTGCTTCCCGTCAAGGGCGAGGTGGCGTTTCAGCTATTGGCGCGTGATATGGGGCTGTCCTTTATCGCCGGCAGGTCCGATCAGCATGTGCCGCTTGCGGGCGTGGATTGCGGATTTATCGATCATTTGTCTCAGCTTGCCCATGGCATGGGCGATGCCGCGCGGCACTACTTGGATTCTGAAGTGCTCGAGGCGACCTTTGAGCCCGAACTCGACTATGCCGACGTACTGGGGCAGGAGGTCGCCAAGCGCGGCATGGCACTGGCGGCAGCGGGTGAGCTCGGTTTGCTTATGATCGGGTCCCCGGGATCGGGCAAGACGATGCTCGCGCGTCGTATGACCGGCATCCTGCCCGAGCTTTCCGTTGAGGATCAACAGGAGGCGCTGTGCATCCATTCGGTTTTGGGTGAGAACATTGATGGCTTGTTGGCGGGGCACCGGCCCTTCCGCAGTCCCCATCACAGTATTTCGACCGCAGGTCTTATCGGCGGTGGGCGCCCGGTGCACCCGGGTGAGATCAGCCTTGCTCATGGCGGCGTGCTCTTTTTGGACGAGCTTGCTGAGTTTCCCACGGGTGTGCTGCAGACGCTGCGTCAGCCCATCGAGCGCGGCTATGTGAGGATCGTGCGCGTCGACGGGGCCTTTACCTTCCCGTCGCGCTTTCAGCTGCTGGCTGCGAGCAATCCCTGCCCCTGCGGCTTTTTGGGCGATCGTGAGGTACCGTGCCGCTGCTCGGCGGCGATGGTCGAGCGCTATCGGTCTAAACTGCGCGGTCCTTTGGCCGACCGTATCGACATGATGATCGATGTGACCCGTCCCGACCCTCAGGTGATTATCGAGGGCGCGGAGGGTATGTCGTCAGCTGAGTTACGTGACTACGTTGTGTGCGGTCGCGCTTTTCGCGCTTGGCGCGAATCCCGTATGGACGATGCGGATGCCGAGGCCGAGGATGACGAGACACGGTCCATTGACGGCGTCGTTTCGACCTTTGAGCTCGATGGTGCGGCGGAGAAGTGTGTGCTCGGCCTGTCCAAACGCACGCATCTCACGGGCCGCGGCATCGTGCGCCTGGTGCGTATCGCGCGTACAATCGCTGACGTCGCCGAGAGCGAGCAGGTGACGCAGGACCATGTGCTCGAGGCGGCGATGTACCAGGGAAGGAGGGACCAATGA
- a CDS encoding YraN family protein yields the protein MSAASKKSKTQQLKERWENGELDCGAMTPEFIKGLSPRELGMLGELITIDYFNERGYTLLEQGYRCTEGEADLVLLDELDDVVVMAEVKTRRVALDCSTRVFPEEAVDAQKQRRYRRIASCYLMEHYPLKAIRFDAVGVTIRGGHIAEIEHQYNAFDWQVS from the coding sequence ATGAGTGCCGCAAGCAAAAAGAGCAAGACGCAGCAGCTCAAGGAGCGTTGGGAAAACGGCGAGCTCGACTGCGGGGCGATGACGCCCGAGTTTATCAAGGGACTCAGTCCCCGCGAGCTGGGCATGCTGGGCGAGCTGATCACCATCGACTACTTTAACGAGCGCGGCTACACCTTGCTGGAGCAGGGTTATCGTTGCACCGAGGGCGAGGCCGATCTGGTGCTGCTCGATGAGCTCGACGATGTCGTGGTGATGGCCGAGGTCAAGACCAGACGCGTCGCACTGGATTGCAGCACGCGGGTCTTTCCCGAGGAGGCCGTGGACGCCCAAAAGCAACGCCGCTACCGCCGCATCGCAAGTTGCTATCTCATGGAGCATTATCCGCTCAAGGCGATTCGCTTCGATGCCGTGGGTGTCACCATTCGCGGCGGGCATATCGCCGAGATCGAGCATCAGTACAACGCGTTCGATTGGCAGGTGTCGTGA